The genomic window CATGGCTTATTCATAGCCTCAAACGGGATAATTTGTTCTTCCGCAAGTAAAGCAGCATATTCAAGGCATGCCAAAATATCTTCCCTTTTAAGGGAAGGGTATTCCTCTAACAATTCCTCAATGGTATCCCCGTTTGCCAGCATACTAATAATCTGGTGCACAGGAATACGTGTTCCTTTTATACAAGCCTGCCCGTGGCAGACAGCAGGGTCATAGGTACCGGCCGTTTTTTTAATTATGCCTCGAGGGAGGTTGAACATTCCAGTCGCACCGAAACCGTCCCTCTCCTTGAGTG from Bacillota bacterium includes these protein-coding regions:
- a CDS encoding DUF433 domain-containing protein is translated as MFNLPRGIIKKTAGTYDPAVCHGQACIKGTRIPVHQIISMLANGDTIEELLEEYPSLKREDILACLEYAALLAEEQIIPFEAMNKP